Sequence from the Luteibacter aegosomaticola genome:
AGCCCCGCGGCGGTGCGCTTCGCCGCCGATGTGCTGCCGCTGGCGACCCGCGCCACGGTGGTCGCCGTGGGGCGTGGTACAGCCCGTGCGCTGAAGACCGTGGGGGTCGCCCACGCCCTGTTCCCGGAAACCTCGCAAGATAGCGAGGGCGTGCTGGGGCTTCCCGCTCTGGAGGATGTGGCAGGGCGCCGGGTCGCGCTTATCGGTGCGCCCGGTGGCCGTGGGCTGCTGCGGGAGACGCTGGCCGCCCGTGGGGCGCTCCTCGACGAGGTCCACGTCTATCACCGCGTGGCGCCCCGTATCGACCGCCGCCATATCGACCCGCTGCTGAAACTGACCCGCCGTTCGGCGGTGCTGCTCTCCAGCGCGGAAGCCCTGGACCACCTGCATCGGGCCCTGATCGCCCCGGCGTGGCGCCGCCTCGTCCAGGCGGTTGCCGTGGTGAGCAGCGAGCGCCTGCGCGCAGCGGCCGAAGGCATGGGCTTCGAGCGGGTGGTGGTGGCCCGTTCGGCCCTCCCCACCGACCTCCTGGCTGCCGCGGCCGAGGTCTCGTTCACCCGCCGTTGAAGGATGTATTCCGTGCGTTGGCGTATGGCCTGCTAGCATGCCCGGCATGACGACCGAGACGCCTCCGACCGAATCCGCCCCGGCCACGCCGGCCCCGGCCGCCGCCGCTTCCACCGCCCGCCGGGCGCCTGATCCGGCGCCGCGCCGGGGTGGTGGCGCATTGGCCATCGCGGTCCTGCTATCGCTGGCTGCCGCCGGTGCGGCGGGCTACACGGCGTGGACCGTGTGGAACATGCGCCAGGAACTGGGCGCGACCCAGGGCCTGAAAGGCCAGGTGGATACGCTGCAAACGGCCGTCGACGGCCTGCGCGACGACAACGCCAACCTCCGTCGCCGGCTAAGCGATGCCGATGGTGTGAACCGCTCGGCGCGCGAAGAAGTGCTCGGCATGGCCGAGCGCACCAAGAATCTCGAAGACGCGGTGGCGAATCTTTCAGAGCGCAGCCTCAACGGCCACGATGCCTTGCTGCTCGACGAAGCCGAATCCCTGCTGCGCATGGCAAAGGAACGCTTCGCCCTGTTCGGCGATGCCAGCGGCGCGCTCAGCGCCTACGACCTTGCCGACAAGAGCCTCGCGGGCGTGAACGATAGTGCGTTCGCCGCCGTCCGCCAAAACCTCACCGCCGAGCGCGAAGCGCTGGAGGCCGTGCAGCCCAAGGCGCGCGCGAATGATCTTGCCGTGCTCGCCGATCTGCGCGCGCAGATTCCCACCCTGCCGCTGAAGAACATCGATAGCCAGGCCGGCGCGGATGAAGACCGCAGCTTCTGGCAGCGTGCAGGCAATGCGCTCGGTAGCATCGTGCGCATCAGCCACGACGAAGGCACGCCGCTCGGCCTGGCCGACGATCGCCTTGCCCGCGAACTGGCTGCGCTCGACGTGGCGCACGCCGAAGCCGCGGTGCTCGCATACGATGACCGTGCGCGTGCCGATGCGCTTAAGCGCGTGGACGCCACGCTGGTCGCGCATTTCAACAGCCAGGCACCGTCCGTGCAGACCGCTCGCCAGCGCATCGCCACGTTGCTGGCCAGCCAGGCGAAGGGCAACGAACCGAAGCTCGGTGCCGCCCTGGAAGAACTGCGTAACCTCCGCTCCGTTCACGCGCTGAAGGCTGTCACCCCGGCGACGGCGCCTGCGCATGCCTCGTCGACGGCACCGGCGGCGCCTGCCACCGCATCGTCGGCCGCGAAGGTCTCGCCATGAAGCTCTGGCGCTGGATCGTTGGGCTCATCCTTGTCGCAGTGCTCGCGGCGTTTGCGTGGCACTGGGTCGCGGATGATCCGGGCTATGTGCTGATCCACCTGCGTGGCACCACGCTGCAGATGACCGTCGTCACGGCGGTCGTGTTGTTGCTGGTGGCATGGGCCGCCATCGCCTTCCTCGTCGCGCTCATTCGCTGGCCGTTTGGCGCGATGAACCGCCGTCATCGCCACCTGAGCCGGCGCCGTCTCGCCGATGGGCTCGTTGCGCTGATCGAAGGGCGCCACGGTGAAGCCGAGCGTGATCTCAACCGCGCCGCTCGTTATGACTCCGTGCGCGGCCCCGCGTTGCTTGCTGCCGCGGAAGCGGCCGAGCGCCATGGCGAATCCACGCGCGCTATCGAAACCCTCGACCTCGCCGCGCAAGAGACACCGCGTGCCGCGCGCATCATGCGTGCGCGCCTGATGCGTCGTACGGGCCGTGCCGCTGAAGCAGCGACCTTGCTGGCGCCGGAAGCGAACAGCGGTGCGCTGACGCCGGCAGGCTGGGTGGAATTCGCCGAGGCCTCGCTGGAAAGCGGCGACGGCCGTGGCGCCATGCGCGCGCTCGAGCCGCTGCGCAAGAGTGGTGAGCTCGGCGCACCCGCGTTCAATGCGCTGGAATCGCGTGTCGTGGCTGCCGCCATTCTCGCCACGCCGGATGGCGCATCGCTCACCGCCTTGTGGTCGCAGTTGCCCAAGGGGCAGCGTCGTCTGCCTGCCGCCGTCGATGCCTATGCCCGCCAGGCCATGCGTTTCGGTCAATCCATGGCGGCGATGGACGAGATCGAATCGGCCCTGCGTCGCGAATGGTCGCCCGCGTTGGTTACGACCTACGGCACGATGGGCTCGGAAGATCTCGAGCAGCGCCTGCGCCGTGCGGAAGCATGGATCGACACGCATCCCAACGACGTCGCGTTGCTCACCGCCGTGGGCCGCATGTGCGTGCGCATTCATTTGTGGGGTAAGGCCAAGCCGTACCTCGAGCGCGCGCTCGCGATCGAGCCCCATGCCGATGCCTGGGAAGCGCTGGGCGATGTGTATCTCGGCGAACAGCAGCCCGAACTGGCACAGCGGTGCTATCGGAATGCGTTCGCGCTGGCGCGTGGTGAACTGGCCGAAAGTCTCCCCGAATCGAAAGGCAAACGCATCGATACGCGCGTGACGGCCGTTGAAGAGCGCGACCAGCACGGGGTGCCGCGGCTATCGCCGTAGGCAAGCGTTACGGCTGAGATGGCTTCCAGTGGCCATCCAGCGCGCACCGCTGGGCCCGCCGCTTCGCTTGGACGACGTCAGCGGGTGCCATGCCAGCAAACGCATCGGGTGAATCGAAGCGCTCGTACAAGGCCATGCAAGCCTGTGGCGTCAGCGGTGCCTCGTTGAAGTGGGGTAATGGCTCGCCCTGATCGTGCTGACGCGCGGTAAAGATGCCGTTTCCGATCAGGTAAACCAACATGAGCGCGAACCAGCCGATCGCCCACGCGGCAGGCGGCAAGCCGAGGCGCCGACGTGGTGCCCTGGCCGCGGTACGTTGCGGCCGGGTGGCAGCATCGGGCGCGGCACGCCGTTGGAATTCGTCGCGCGTCGTGGCCGGCAAGCCATTGAACGCGTCTTCCCACGTTTGTAGCTGTGAGGGTGCCAGATGCAGGGTGAGCCAGTCCGGAAGCCGCTCGCGCAGCTTGCCGATATCCGGCCAGCGTCGTGTGGTGTGATCATCCATGCCGCGCTGGGCTCGCTCGATCAGGGCCAACCATGTCGAGCGCCAAGCCACGTCTAGCGTTAGCCAGTCCTCCGACTGGGCCAGCACTCGGCCGATCCATGCTGCGCGCGGATCGGTAACGCGCAGGCGCCCCACTTCGTGCCAGTGAAATGCGTGGGTGGCGGCATGGAACAGCGCGGCGCGCCGTTCGATGCGGCAAGCGCGCAGTGCATCCACCAGCAGATCTTCGAACTGCCCTGGCGCATCGATGTATCCATGTCGCAAGCCAGCGAGCGTTGCGTCGAGCAGACCATCCACGCGGCTGTCGTCGATCTGGCTAACAGCATCGCGAAGATGGCGCATGGCGTCGTCGGCTGCCTGATCCTTCGGCGGTGCCTCCACTGAGCTGGGATGCGGATCGGAGGGCTCGACATAGGCCAGCGATGCGTCAGCGCTTTCCGCATGAGGATCGGCCGGGTGTTCGTCGCACCAGGTGAGCGCCGCCTGGTAGGCATCCCTCAGAGCCTGGAAGCTGGCCGGATCCTCAGCCGGATCGATCTGGCGCAGGCGTGTGGCGTACGCTCGCCGCACGGCAACCGCGTCCGCGTGCGCTGGCAGGCCCAGGGCTTCGAGGTGCCAGGGATTGCCGGTCATAGCGAGTACGCGTAGACCACGAAGCAGATCAGCGCGCAGGCGACGACGAGCCGGCCTAACCACCGGATGGCCGGGGCCATCGGCTGGGGCATCGTCTTGAACCGTGACTCGCGTTCTGCATCGCTCTCGGCGGACCAGTCCGGCGCGGCAACGACTTCGGTATACCGGGCCTTCCACGCGTCGGCGCGCTGGGCGGACACATACAGGCCGAGATAGCGTGGAAATTTTGCGAGCGCGCCTTCCAGCCGGGGCCACGTGAGCGCCGCAGGCACGGGAATCTCGTCGCCGCCATCCCCGTAATTCGACAGCCAGTGCAAGATGTCTTCACGCCGGGAGATGTCCATCGCGGCAAAGGCTTGACGCTCTTGCTCGACCGATTCGACCCAGGCACCCAGCGCGCCGAGCGATTTCAGCCTCAGGTATTCCTTCCACTCGAAATGCACCGACGCTGCGGCAAACACGGCAGGGCGTTGCATGATCCTCGCACTTGCCAGCACGGCCAGTAAGCTGCGCTCGAAATGAAATATCGCGTCGGCGTGATGAAGGCGAAGGGCGGCGCCGCTAGCGTCGAGTTCAGCGGCGATGTCGGCTGGCTCGCCAGCAGCAAGCTTGTGCGCCAGTCCGCGTACGCTGCGTTCCGCCGCTTCCGCAGGTCCTTCCTGCTGGCTGGGCATCGCGTTTGCCGGGACAGTACTGGCGGCGGTACCAGTAGCCGGCAGCGGCTCGTCCGATGCCTCGTCGGGCTCCACCCGTGCCAGCCAGTCGCGAGCGCGTTCATAAGCTTCGCGCAGGCGCGCGAAACCCTCCGGATCCGCGGCAGGATCGATTTGCTTCAACTTTGCGGCGTAGGCGCGTTTGATCGCACGTTCGTCGGCACTCACGTCAACCGCAAGCCAGTCCAGGAACCAGGTCGTTTCCATGGCCGTCAGTCCGCGTAGTCAGGCGTGAAATGGCCTTCCGCTTCGATGGCCTTCAATGCGTCGCGGAACTGCGCTGCATCGCGAGCGATCAGCCGTGCGTCCTGTGTCGCCAGTAGCTGTTCAAAGCGCAGGATCATCTGCCCGACGTGGTCACGCGGCGTGCCAAGGAGCTGCTCGTACAAACGTTCCGCCCTGGCGAGGAGCGTCCGGTTCTCCAGGGTATCGCGCGGGTGAATCTTCAGCGCTGATAGCGCCTCGAGCCGTCGAGCGATCTCCGCCGCGGACATGTGGGCCTGTCCGCTCTCGATGACCAGCCGCCGTGTTTCGTTGGTTGCCACGACGGTGACTTCCACCTCAAGCAGGCCATTCACGTCATACGTGAAACGAACATCGACGCCACCGGCATGCGCCGGGCCTGGCTCGATCGGTGCCTTGACCTCTCCCAGGCGGATATTGTCGCGGACCATGCGCGATTCACCCTGGTACACGGCGATGAGGATTTCGCGCTGCTCGGCGTGCACGGGGAAGAACCGCTGCACGCGGCTCACGGGTACCACCGTGTTGCGCTCGATGATGGGCGCGTAGTAGCCCTCCATCGCCACGTTCTTGTCCAGCGTCCGCACGATCTCCGTACCCAGCGTGTAGGGGCATACGTCGGTCATGACGGTTTCGTCCAGCGCCTTGTCCTTCATTTTCAGGCCAGCCTGCACGGCCGCACCCAAGGCGACTACCTCGTCCGGGTTAAGGCCGACGGCGGGAAAGCGCCCAAACATACGCGTGGCCAGCGAGCGGACCATGGGCATACGCGTCGCGCCGCCCGCCAACACGACATTATCCAGGTCGGCCGCACGGATGCGCGCATCGCGCAGGGCGCGTTCGATCGGCCGCCACAGGCGGTTGAGCAGGGGCTCGGCCAGCTTCTCGAACGCGGCCGCATCCAGTTCAATCACGGCCTGGTCGTTCTGCCAACTCACTTCAAACGAGGTCTTGCCGGTGGCACCTAGCTGCCGCTTTGCGGTTTCAGCTCGCGCGGCAAGCCGCTGCATGAAGCCTGCATCGCTTCGCGCTGCCTCGGGGATGCCGTTGGCAAATGCCAGGTCGGCGATCAATACGGCAAAGTCTTCGCCGCCGAGCATGTTATCGCCAGCGCTTGCGCGCACTTCCATGACACCTTCGAACATCTCGAGGATGGATACATCGAAGGTGCCGCCGCCCAGGTCGAACACGAGGAACTGCGTCTCGCGCTGGGCCTCGTGGATCCCGTACGCAAGGGCCGCTGCCGTGGGTTCATTGAGCAGGCGTTCTACCTTGAGGCCGGCCAGTTCGCCCGATACGCGCGTCGCCTTGCGCTGGGCATCAGAAAAGTAGGCGGGCACCGTGATGATGGCCTCGGTAACCTCCTCGCCAAGAAAGGCCTCGGCATCGGCCTTGAGCGCGCGCAAAACCAGCGCTGACAGCTCCTCCGGACGAAAGTCCCGGTCGCCCAGGCGCATGGTACGTGTGCTGCCCATGTAGCGCTTGAACAGCGCGGCCGTAAGGTGGGGATGCGTCTGCAGGCGCTCACGTGCCGCCTCACCGACCAATACATGGCCATCGGCATCGAAGCCCACGCACGAGGGCGTGAGGAAGCTTCCGAGCGGATTTGGCACAAGGCGCGGGCCGCCGTCCTTCCAGACGGCGACGAGGCTGTTCGTGGTGCCAAGGTCGATACCGACGATCATGGTTTTCCCTGTCATGCGCGCATCCTGCTGACGCACGCTCCCCTGTTTAGCGGCAGGCGCGGCCCGGCCTTAAGCCTGCCGCGCGCCGCGTGGGCCCCTTACAGCGCGGTCAGGTTCGCGTAAGCGTAAACCAGCCACTTGGAACCTTCATCCTCGAAATTCACCTGTACCCGCATATGGGCACCGGCGCCCTCGGCGCTGACGATGGTGCCCTCGCCGAACTTGGGGTGGCTGACCCGCTGGCCCAGACGCACGGCGGTCTGCTCCTGCAGGCTGGCGCCACCACCGGCGAAGCGGTCAGCATAGGCCGGGCGGGAGACCTGCACGCGGGGGCGCAGTTCGTCGATCAACTCAGGCGGGATCTCGCCCAGGAACCGCGACGGACGGGCCAGCATTTCGGTGCCGTGCATGCGGCGCGACTCCGCGTGGGACACGTACAGCTTCACCCGGGCACGGGTGATCCCCACGTAGGCCAGGCGACGCTCTTCCTCGAGGCGGTTCTCTTCCTCGGTGGAGCGCTGGCTGGGGAACAGGCCCTCTTCCATGCCCACGAGGAACACCACGGGGAATTCGAGGCCCTTGGCCGAATGCAGGGTCATCAACTGCACGCAATCGTCCCAGGCCTCGCCCTGGCCTTCGCCGGCTTCCAGCGAGGCGTGCGAAAGGAAGGCCGAGAGTTCGTTGAGACCGGCATCGGTGTCTTCCGGCGTCATCTCGAAGCGGCTGGCGACGTTGACGAGTTCGTCCAGGTTCTCGACCCGGGCCTCGCCATTGCCGCGCTTGTCGTTCTCGTAGAAATCGCGCAGGCCGGTGTGGGTGATCGCGTGTTCGATCTGTTCGGCGAGATCGAGGCCGGAGGGGGCCTCGTCGCCTTCGGCATCGCCGCCGCGGAAGGTCCGGTGCATCTCGTCGATTAGCGTGATGAACGCACGCAGCGCGTTCTTCGCGCGGCCCGCGAGCGAGCCGGTGGCGATCTCGCTGAGCACCGCCTCCCACATGGAGCTGCCTTCCTGCCGGGCACGGCGGCGCAGCTCATCCAGTGTGCGATCGCCGATACCGCGCGGCGGCGTGTTTACCGCGCGCTCGAATGCAGCGTCGTCGTGACGGTTGGAGGCTAGCCGAAGGTAGGCCAGCGCATCCTTCACTTCCGCGCGCTCGAAGAAGCGCAGGCCGCCGTACACACGGTAGGGCAGGTCGCGCTGGATCAGCTGTTCTTCGAAGTTGCGCGACTGGGCGTTCGAACGATAGAGGATGGCGCAGTCGCGGGCATTGCCGTGCTCGGCGATGTATTCGCGGATGCGCTCGATGACAAAGCGTGCCTCGTCCTGCTCGTTGTACGCGGCGTACAGGGCAATGCGGTCGCCTTCGTCGCCATCGGTCCACAGTTGCTTGCCGAGGCGGCCGCCGTTGCGTGCGATGACGGCGTTCGCCGCATTCAGGATCGTCGAGGTGGAACGGTAGTTCTGTTCCAGGCGGATGGTCTTCGCGCCCGGGAAATCGCGCAGGAACTGCTGCACGTTCTCCACCTTCGCACCACGCCAGCCGTAGATGGCCTGGTCGTCATCGCCCACCACGAAGACCTGGCCGGTGCTGCCGGCGAGCACGCGGATCCACGCGTATTGCAGCGTGTTCGTATCCTGGAACTCGTCGATCAGCAGGTAGCGCCAGCGGTCCTGGTAGTGCTTGAGGACATGCGGATCCTTCAGCCACAGCTCGTGCGCGCGCAACAGCAACTCGGCGAAATCGACGAGGCCCGCGCGCTGGCACTGCTGTTCGTAAGCCTTGTAGACCTCGACGAAGGTGCGCGTTACCGGATGGTCGCGATGCTCGATGCTATCGGGACGCTTGCCTTCATCCTTCCACTGATTGATCTGCCAGGCGGCCTGGCGCGGCGGGAAGCGCGCTTCATCCAGGCCCATGCCCGCGATGACGCGCTTGATCAGGCGCTGCTGGTCATCCGAATCGAGGATCTGGAAGCCTTCGACCAACCCGGCCTCGCGCCAGTGGCGGCGGAGCAGGCGGTGGGCGATGCCGTGGAAGGTGCCCACGGTAAGGCCCTGGGTGCCGCCGGCAACGATGCCATCGAGGCGCGTGCGCATCTCGCCCGCCGCCTTGTTGGTGAACGTGACCGACAGGATGGCCCACGGCGGCACGCGGTCGACCTGGGTGAGCCAGCCGATGCGGTGGGTGAGTACGCGGGTCTTGCCGGAACCGGCGCCCGCGAGGATCAGGTAGTGGCCCGGCGGGGCGCTGACGGCCTCGCGCTGCGCGTCATTCAGGCCGTCGAGAAGGTGGGATACGTCCATCCCGCCATTGTACCGGAGGAGGGGCTTCCAGACCCCTTCCGGCACGGCGCGCCCCGGTAGGAGCGCGCTTGCGCACGATGCCCTTAACGCTTCTGCGCAATCCCCGCCACGGCAACAATGCCGCCCAGCACGATACCGGCGATACCCACCCACTGCGGCAGTGCCTTGTCGTGGGTGGCTTCGACCTTGGCCGAGCCGATTTGCACGAGCGTATCGGTTTTCTTGTAGCTGCCGTTGCCAGCCACGACCCAGATACCCAGGCCGAGAAGGATGACGCCGACGATGATGAGGCCTACGCGCATGGGAATACCCCTGTAAGGATCAGTGGCCGGAGCATGCGTTGACGAATGTGAGGGCGGCGTGGGCACGCCGGAGAATGGTTCATCTTGTCTAACGCGTCGCGATATGGCCGCCTATCTAACCGGTTCATTCGCTGGCGCGAATGCGTGTTTTGAGCGGCTAGCGCCGCCTTAGGCTGGGGGTTTGTTGGGGTCGGGGGCGGTCAGGGCCTTGCGACCGCCAGTCGCGGACCTTCGGACCGGGCCGTAGGCACCCTTTTCGCGAAACGCGTTACGTTGCGCGGCCCTCCGCTCATGTCGGCCGCAAGGCCCTGACCGCCCCCGAGTCCACACGTTTCGTTGCGTGGGGCACAAGCCTGTACACCGAAGCGCTGCGTCCTGTCGGCGTGCCGCAGCACGCGGCGAGCTTTCCTCCAATCAACCTCAGCGCTGGATGTGCGGGTGGGTAAGCCCTGGGGGCCGACATGAGCGGAGGGCCGCCAAGCGCTACGCCTCTCGCGAAAGCGGCGCTACGGCCCGGTCCGAAGGTCCGCGACTGGCGGCCCCCAGGGCTTACCCACCCGCAGCTTCCTCAATCCTTCAAGGACGAGGCGGCGAATGCCGCTTAAGACACGCATTCGCTCCAGCGAATGAACCGCTCACCGAGCGTGACGCAGCAGCCCGGTCAAACGATGGTGACCTGATGGACGTTGTTCTTCGGATCGGCCCAGAAGGCCTCATTGGCGAAACGGCCAAAGACCTCGCGGGGAAGCACCGGCGGGCGTTCGACGGCTTCGACCTTGGCGCGGACCGTGTGCAGGCCGGCCATGCCGACGCGGGCGTCGAATTCGTCGGCGCTGTACTCGATGTGGTTGAAGTCGTGCTCGTACCAGGGCTCACCAAGGAAACGGTAGACCGCGCGGAGCGACGTTTCAGGATCGCTCACGAGGCTCTCATAGGTAAGCAGGAGCAGGTGGTCGTGGGCGTATTCGCTGTAGAAGGCTTCCTTCGTTGCCTGGTAAGCGAAGCCGACCATGCCGCGTGGGTCGGTGAGTGCTTCGACGCGCGAATACACCGTGGTGTTGGTGTCGTAGCGGAAGACCTTGCTGACGCTGACGGGTTGCTTCTGCACCAGGCGTTCCATGCTGTCGAGCACCCAGGCGAGCTGGCGGACGCAAGCGACGACCTTGACGTCGGGAAAGAGTGCCGTGAGCAGGCCCATGCGGCTGCACCACAGGCGGCTCATGTCGAAGATGGCTTCGGGGCCCTGGTCGACCGAGTAGAAGTTCTCCACCAGGCCGCGCAGCACGGCGGCGCGCTGCGCGTCGGTGACATCGAAGGCGAAATCGTTCTTGCTGCTGGCCTCGGCCACGACGACGCCCATGATGTCGGCGACGGGACTGGTCATGCCGGCGCGAAAGCGTGGGTTCTGGTTGAGGATGGCGGCCAGCAACGTGGTGCCCGCGCGCGGCAGGCCGGAGATGAAGTGGAACCGGCGCTGGGGCTTGGCGGCGTCAGACATGCGGTGCTTCCTTTATCGGGGCGCGGGCGCGGTGGAGGCGCGCAGGCGCATGAGGTATTCGACTTCGACCATGCGGGGCTCGCCTTTGCCCAGGAGGCCCAGCAGGAGTTCTTCGGTGGCACGCTTGCCCATGTCGCGCACCGGCTGGTGCACGGTGGTGAGCGGGGGCCAGACCTGGGTGGCGATGGTGGTGTCGTCGAAGCCGCAGATGGAGACTTCGCCCGGGACCGCAACGCCAGCTTCGGCAGCCGCCCAGATCGCGCCAACGGCCATGTCGTCGTCGGCGGCGAAGATCGCGGTGGGGCGATCCTTCAGCGCCAACAACTGGCGCGCCGCCTTGACCCCCGAATCAAACGAAAAGCGGCCCTGCACCATGTAGTCCGGGCGCTCCTCGATGCCAGCGCGTTTCATGCCGTCGCGAAACCCGGCCAGGCGCCACACGCCGGCGCCATGCTTCGGGTCGCCGATGATGTGTGCGATGCGCCGGTGGCCCAGCCCGACGAGATGCTCGACCATGGCAGCGGCGGCCTCGCGCTCGCGCAGGATCACACCGGCGATACCCTTGGGCTTGCGTGGCGCGATCGAGGCGAAAGGCAGGCCGGTCGCCCGCAGGTGGGCGAGCAGGGCGGCGTGGTCGGTAATGGGCGGCGTGAGGATCAGGCCGTCCGGATGGTGGCGCCACAGGATGCCTTCCACGCGCTCCATGAAGTCCGGCGCGGTGGAATCCAGGGGCTGCACCATCATGCTGTACTGACGCGCTTCGCACGCCTCCTGCACGCC
This genomic interval carries:
- a CDS encoding uroporphyrinogen-III synthase — its product is MSRSHPLRNVTVVITRPAGTAGPLARRVRKLGGIPVSVPGLSLRATEDASAVDAALRRALEGDLLIFTSPAAVRFAADVLPLATRATVVAVGRGTARALKTVGVAHALFPETSQDSEGVLGLPALEDVAGRRVALIGAPGGRGLLRETLAARGALLDEVHVYHRVAPRIDRRHIDPLLKLTRRSAVLLSSAEALDHLHRALIAPAWRRLVQAVAVVSSERLRAAAEGMGFERVVVARSALPTDLLAAAAEVSFTRR
- a CDS encoding uroporphyrinogen-III C-methyltransferase, whose translation is MTTETPPTESAPATPAPAAAASTARRAPDPAPRRGGGALAIAVLLSLAAAGAAGYTAWTVWNMRQELGATQGLKGQVDTLQTAVDGLRDDNANLRRRLSDADGVNRSAREEVLGMAERTKNLEDAVANLSERSLNGHDALLLDEAESLLRMAKERFALFGDASGALSAYDLADKSLAGVNDSAFAAVRQNLTAEREALEAVQPKARANDLAVLADLRAQIPTLPLKNIDSQAGADEDRSFWQRAGNALGSIVRISHDEGTPLGLADDRLARELAALDVAHAEAAVLAYDDRARADALKRVDATLVAHFNSQAPSVQTARQRIATLLASQAKGNEPKLGAALEELRNLRSVHALKAVTPATAPAHASSTAPAAPATASSAAKVSP
- a CDS encoding heme biosynthesis protein HemY; its protein translation is MKLWRWIVGLILVAVLAAFAWHWVADDPGYVLIHLRGTTLQMTVVTAVVLLLVAWAAIAFLVALIRWPFGAMNRRHRHLSRRRLADGLVALIEGRHGEAERDLNRAARYDSVRGPALLAAAEAAERHGESTRAIETLDLAAQETPRAARIMRARLMRRTGRAAEAATLLAPEANSGALTPAGWVEFAEASLESGDGRGAMRALEPLRKSGELGAPAFNALESRVVAAAILATPDGASLTALWSQLPKGQRRLPAAVDAYARQAMRFGQSMAAMDEIESALRREWSPALVTTYGTMGSEDLEQRLRRAEAWIDTHPNDVALLTAVGRMCVRIHLWGKAKPYLERALAIEPHADAWEALGDVYLGEQQPELAQRCYRNAFALARGELAESLPESKGKRIDTRVTAVEERDQHGVPRLSP
- a CDS encoding molecular chaperone HscC gives rise to the protein MTGKTMIVGIDLGTTNSLVAVWKDGGPRLVPNPLGSFLTPSCVGFDADGHVLVGEAARERLQTHPHLTAALFKRYMGSTRTMRLGDRDFRPEELSALVLRALKADAEAFLGEEVTEAIITVPAYFSDAQRKATRVSGELAGLKVERLLNEPTAAALAYGIHEAQRETQFLVFDLGGGTFDVSILEMFEGVMEVRASAGDNMLGGEDFAVLIADLAFANGIPEAARSDAGFMQRLAARAETAKRQLGATGKTSFEVSWQNDQAVIELDAAAFEKLAEPLLNRLWRPIERALRDARIRAADLDNVVLAGGATRMPMVRSLATRMFGRFPAVGLNPDEVVALGAAVQAGLKMKDKALDETVMTDVCPYTLGTEIVRTLDKNVAMEGYYAPIIERNTVVPVSRVQRFFPVHAEQREILIAVYQGESRMVRDNIRLGEVKAPIEPGPAHAGGVDVRFTYDVNGLLEVEVTVVATNETRRLVIESGQAHMSAAEIARRLEALSALKIHPRDTLENRTLLARAERLYEQLLGTPRDHVGQMILRFEQLLATQDARLIARDAAQFRDALKAIEAEGHFTPDYAD
- the uvrD gene encoding DNA helicase II encodes the protein MDVSHLLDGLNDAQREAVSAPPGHYLILAGAGSGKTRVLTHRIGWLTQVDRVPPWAILSVTFTNKAAGEMRTRLDGIVAGGTQGLTVGTFHGIAHRLLRRHWREAGLVEGFQILDSDDQQRLIKRVIAGMGLDEARFPPRQAAWQINQWKDEGKRPDSIEHRDHPVTRTFVEVYKAYEQQCQRAGLVDFAELLLRAHELWLKDPHVLKHYQDRWRYLLIDEFQDTNTLQYAWIRVLAGSTGQVFVVGDDDQAIYGWRGAKVENVQQFLRDFPGAKTIRLEQNYRSTSTILNAANAVIARNGGRLGKQLWTDGDEGDRIALYAAYNEQDEARFVIERIREYIAEHGNARDCAILYRSNAQSRNFEEQLIQRDLPYRVYGGLRFFERAEVKDALAYLRLASNRHDDAAFERAVNTPPRGIGDRTLDELRRRARQEGSSMWEAVLSEIATGSLAGRAKNALRAFITLIDEMHRTFRGGDAEGDEAPSGLDLAEQIEHAITHTGLRDFYENDKRGNGEARVENLDELVNVASRFEMTPEDTDAGLNELSAFLSHASLEAGEGQGEAWDDCVQLMTLHSAKGLEFPVVFLVGMEEGLFPSQRSTEEENRLEEERRLAYVGITRARVKLYVSHAESRRMHGTEMLARPSRFLGEIPPELIDELRPRVQVSRPAYADRFAGGGASLQEQTAVRLGQRVSHPKFGEGTIVSAEGAGAHMRVQVNFEDEGSKWLVYAYANLTAL
- a CDS encoding sulfotransferase family protein codes for the protein MSDAAKPQRRFHFISGLPRAGTTLLAAILNQNPRFRAGMTSPVADIMGVVVAEASSKNDFAFDVTDAQRAAVLRGLVENFYSVDQGPEAIFDMSRLWCSRMGLLTALFPDVKVVACVRQLAWVLDSMERLVQKQPVSVSKVFRYDTNTTVYSRVEALTDPRGMVGFAYQATKEAFYSEYAHDHLLLLTYESLVSDPETSLRAVYRFLGEPWYEHDFNHIEYSADEFDARVGMAGLHTVRAKVEAVERPPVLPREVFGRFANEAFWADPKNNVHQVTIV
- a CDS encoding LacI family DNA-binding transcriptional regulator; protein product: MSRVTINDVARASDTSKKTVSRVLNQEPGVRKEVRDRVMAAVTELKYRPLASARSLASNRSFMIGLLYDNLSPSYVMEVQAGVQEACEARQYSMMVQPLDSTAPDFMERVEGILWRHHPDGLILTPPITDHAALLAHLRATGLPFASIAPRKPKGIAGVILREREAAAAMVEHLVGLGHRRIAHIIGDPKHGAGVWRLAGFRDGMKRAGIEERPDYMVQGRFSFDSGVKAARQLLALKDRPTAIFAADDDMAVGAIWAAAEAGVAVPGEVSICGFDDTTIATQVWPPLTTVHQPVRDMGKRATEELLLGLLGKGEPRMVEVEYLMRLRASTAPAPR